A single region of the Lycium barbarum isolate Lr01 chromosome 2, ASM1917538v2, whole genome shotgun sequence genome encodes:
- the LOC132626740 gene encoding cell wall / vacuolar inhibitor of fructosidase 1-like — MKIFFPMMMLISMFTNKDNTTLIHNTCKNTPNYQLCISTLQSDPRSSGADITVLGLVMVDAVKKKTVEIMESIKELEKTNPKWKIPLNECSMFYYAVIKADVPAAIDGLKKGVPKFAEMGMEDTAVEAEICEYSFKENGLNSPLSKKNRDLMDLSNVAKSIIRMLL; from the coding sequence ATGAAGATTTTCTTTCCCATGATGATGTTAATCTCCATGTTCACCAACAAAGATAACACCACCCTTATTCACAACACATGTAAGAACACTCCAAATTACCAACTCTGTATCTCCACTCTCCAATCCGATCCACGAAGCTCCGGCGCCGATATCACTGTTCTTGGTCTTGTCATGGTCGATGCCGTGAAGAAAAAGACAGTCGAGATTATGGAAAGTATAAAAGAACTGGAAAAAACTAACCCCAAATGGAAAATCCCTCTTAATGAATGTTCAATGTTTTACTATGCAGTTATCAAAGCTGATGTGCCTGCAGCTATTGACGGCTTGAAGAAAGGGGTACCTAAGTTTGCTGAGATGGGGATGGAGGATACTGCAGTAGAGGCTGAAATTTGTGAGTATAGTTTTAAGGAGAATGGATTGAATTCGCCACTTTCGAAGAAGAATAGAGATTTAATGGACCTCTCTAACGTGGCCAAATCCATCATCAGAATGCTTTTATGA